DNA from Stigmatella erecta:
GCTGATGATCTCCGCCTGCCAGGAGCTCAACCCCGTCATGTTCCTGGAGCCCAAGGCGCTGCTGCGCGTCAAGGGCGAGGAGCGCCTCCCCGGCGAGCCGGAGGACGAGCGGCAGCTGTCGAAGATGATCGACGCGCCGCTGGGGGATCGCTCGGCGTGGAAGCCGCAGTGGCCCGCGCTGGAGCCGTACGCGGTGCCCATTGGCCAGGGCAAGGTGGTGCGCGAGGGCACCCAACTCACGGTGGTCAGCTACGGGCGCACCCTGCCCCTGTGCGCCAAGGCCGCCGACGCCCTGCGCGAGGAGGGGGTGAGCGCGGAGGTCATCGACCTGCGCTCGCTGTGGCCCTACGACTGGGAGCTCATCCGCCGCTCCATCGAGAAGACGGGGCGCGTGCTCTTCGTGAACGAGGACACCGAGGTGACGAACTTCGGCGAGCACCTGGTGCGCCGCACCGTGGAGGAGCTGTTCTACAAGCTGCTCGCCCCGCCCAGGCTGCTCGCGGGCAAGTTCCTGCCCGGCATCGGCCTGGCCGACCCGCTGGAAATGGCCTCCGTGCCGCAGCTCGCGGACATCACCCAGGCCATCCGGGCGCTCTCCACCGAGCAGCCCTGAGCCGCCAACCCCCTGTTTCGCATGAAGCCGCCGTCTCCTGTTTGAAGGAGCGGCGGCCCTTTCGCTAGACTCCGGGCCGCCATGCCGCCGTCCACCGCCACCAGCCCGAGTCCTTCGCCCCCCACGGCGACCGTTCCTGGATTTCGCATCCGCCGCGCCCGCCGGGGCGATGCCGAAGCGCTTGCCTCGCTTCTGCGCGAGCTGGGCTTCCCCGAGGGCTCGGACACCCAGACGGTGCACTGGGTCACCAGCCATCCGGAGATCGAAATCTTCGTGGCGTGTGATGCCCAGGACCGGCCCGTGGGGATGATCAGCCTCTCGCACCGGCCCCAGCTGCGGCTCAAGGGCCGCATCGCCACGGTGGACGAGCTGGTGGTGACCGAGACCTGGCGCCGGCGCGGCGTGGGCCGGGCGCTGCTGCTGCACGCCATCGAGCGCACGCGCGTGCTGAGCGTGAAGCGGCTGGAGCTGGCGGCGCGCAGCGCCCAGGGCGACGGCCTGGCGCGCTTCTACCAGGCCTGCGGCTTCGTCGAGGACTGCATGGTGTTCCACCACGGCGGCGCCTAGCGCGCCCGCGCCCCTAGCGCTTGATGTTCTGCACCACGCGCTGGAGCCGGAGGCGGTCGCCCTCGCTCACGTCCGTGAAGCGCACGCCGATGGCCTCGGACTCGTCACGCACCCAGGCGATGACGCCCTGGAGCTGGAAGGCCTCCCCGTCGATGCTCATCTCCACGGTCACCGGCGAGCCCACGTCGTAGGCCTTCTGGGTGCGCAGGCACAGCCCCCCCGCCGAGATGTTCAGCGAGTAGGCGCGCAGCGCCCGGGCCGCGTCCTGCTTCTGAGCGAACCGGACCTCGAACTTCGCGGGGATCCGCTCCTCGGACCGGCGGTTCACCAGCGCTTCATCGTCCAGATCAGGGGCATCTACGCGATGGGTGTTCATACGGGCCGGACCCTCCCAGGCAAAGCGCTTCGAATCAACGGCCCTCCTGGCGACTGTGCGCCACCGGGCCTCTGGCCGCCGCGCGGGGAAGCGCAAGTGTCGGCTGTCTTCCAGCCCAGGTTCAAGGGCTCCCTGTGAGCCGCCGCATCGTGTAAGCCCGCCGGATTCTTTTCTGGGAGGCAGCTTCGATGCGCGCGCACCCGATCTGGCTGTGGAGCGCCCTCGTCGCGGGGGTGTTGGGGGGAAGTCTGGGCTGTGACGGAGATGCTTCCGGCAAGCCGGACGCGGGCCTCGACGGGGGCCCGGGCGATGGCGGAGACGCGGGGCCCGATGGGGGCCCGTCGGCCTTCACCTGCGATGTACCTCGACAACTGGGGTGTAATCCGGGAGAGCTCTGCCTCTTCTACCGGTGGGAGAACGGCGTTCAGGGCAGCCGGTGCCTGACGGGCGCGTGTGATCCGGTCCAGCAGGATTGCCCCTCCGGACAGCGGTGCACCTACGTGCGCACGGCGGACAAGACCGAGCGGGCGTGCGTGGAGGACGGCACCGCGGACGAGGGAAACCCGTGCCAGCTGAGCGGCCCGGCCGAGGGCCAGGGGATCGACACCTGCAAGAAGGGGCTGTTCTGCACGGATGTCCTCCAGGAGGACGGGGGCACGGCGTTCCAGTGCGCGAAGCTCTGCCACGACACGGAGCAGTGCGG
Protein-coding regions in this window:
- a CDS encoding alpha-ketoacid dehydrogenase subunit beta, which translates into the protein MANMAQAIRMALHYAEENLGVMDIFGEDVGPPLGGVFTVTQGLKNAWNTPLDERGIIGTAIGLAMAGQRPVAEIQFADYIFNTIDLLKVAGNTCWASNGDWNLPMVVKTPVGSGIRGSIYHSHSFDATATHIPGWKIVIPSNPLDAYGLMISACQELNPVMFLEPKALLRVKGEERLPGEPEDERQLSKMIDAPLGDRSAWKPQWPALEPYAVPIGQGKVVREGTQLTVVSYGRTLPLCAKAADALREEGVSAEVIDLRSLWPYDWELIRRSIEKTGRVLFVNEDTEVTNFGEHLVRRTVEELFYKLLAPPRLLAGKFLPGIGLADPLEMASVPQLADITQAIRALSTEQP
- a CDS encoding GNAT family N-acetyltransferase yields the protein MPPSTATSPSPSPPTATVPGFRIRRARRGDAEALASLLRELGFPEGSDTQTVHWVTSHPEIEIFVACDAQDRPVGMISLSHRPQLRLKGRIATVDELVVTETWRRRGVGRALLLHAIERTRVLSVKRLELAARSAQGDGLARFYQACGFVEDCMVFHHGGA
- a CDS encoding TIGR02266 family protein, with the translated sequence MNTHRVDAPDLDDEALVNRRSEERIPAKFEVRFAQKQDAARALRAYSLNISAGGLCLRTQKAYDVGSPVTVEMSIDGEAFQLQGVIAWVRDESEAIGVRFTDVSEGDRLRLQRVVQNIKR